One genomic segment of Gemmatimonadota bacterium includes these proteins:
- a CDS encoding DUF808 domain-containing protein: MAGSSLLALIDDITSLLDDVAVLSKVAVKKTSGVVGDDLALNAEQVTGFAAERELPVVWAVAKGSFVNKLILVPTALVISAFAPWAVMPLLMVGGVFLCYEGFEKVAHKVLHGREDAAHAAELAAALRDVKVDLVALERDRIKGAIRTDFILSAEIVVIALGTMATRPMPQQILALSVIGVAITVLVYGLVAAIVKLDDLGVALYNGPRAGKAFGALILRLAPVLMKTLSVVGTAAMFMVGGSIIAHGIPAIEHVVEAAAHGVGGGLLGTIVSTLLDALVGVVAGGIVVGVVSVPKLFRRAPAPK; encoded by the coding sequence ATGGCCGGCTCCAGCCTCCTCGCGCTGATCGACGACATCACCTCGCTCCTCGACGACGTCGCGGTCCTGAGCAAGGTCGCGGTGAAGAAGACGAGCGGCGTGGTGGGCGATGACCTCGCGCTGAATGCCGAGCAGGTGACGGGATTCGCCGCCGAGCGGGAGTTGCCGGTCGTGTGGGCGGTGGCGAAAGGCTCGTTCGTGAACAAGCTCATCCTCGTGCCGACCGCCCTCGTCATCAGCGCCTTCGCGCCGTGGGCCGTGATGCCGTTGCTGATGGTCGGCGGCGTGTTCCTCTGCTACGAGGGCTTCGAGAAGGTCGCGCACAAGGTGCTGCACGGGCGGGAGGATGCCGCGCACGCGGCCGAGCTCGCCGCCGCGTTGCGCGACGTGAAGGTCGACCTCGTGGCGCTCGAGCGGGACCGGATCAAGGGCGCCATCCGCACGGATTTCATCCTCTCGGCCGAGATCGTCGTGATCGCGCTCGGGACGATGGCGACCCGCCCGATGCCGCAGCAGATCCTCGCGCTGAGCGTGATCGGCGTGGCGATCACCGTGCTGGTCTACGGGCTGGTCGCGGCCATCGTGAAGCTCGACGATCTCGGCGTCGCGCTGTACAACGGCCCGCGGGCGGGGAAGGCCTTCGGCGCGCTGATCCTGCGGCTCGCGCCGGTGCTCATGAAGACGCTCAGCGTGGTCGGCACCGCCGCGATGTTCATGGTCGGCGGGAGCATCATCGCGCACGGGATCCCGGCGATCGAGCACGTCGTGGAGGCCGCGGCGCACGGCGTCGGCGGCGGCCTCCTCGGCACCATCGTGTCCACGCTGCTCGACGCACTCGTCGGCGTGGTCGCGGGCGGGATCGTGGTGGGGGTGGTGTCGGTGCCGAAGCTCTTCCGGAGGGCGCCGGCTCCGAAGTAG
- a CDS encoding M48 family metalloprotease, with protein sequence MRRSRSFSSLPLFLAAISLVASCATNPATGRREIMLISEEQEIAMGREYDPQIVASIGLYPDTALQRYVQALGTRIAALSERPRLPWTFRVLDDPTVNAFAVPGGFIYITRGIMAHLDNEAQLASVIGHEIGHVTARHSASQMSREQLAQIGLAVGAATSETIAKYAEPITQGMGVLFLKYSRDDESQADNLGLRYLRRSKHDVREMPDVFAMLAAVSGGGEGGRLPEWQLTHPYPEDRKASIERLNAQAPQDTAGVIVSRAPYLRLLDNVVWDADPRQGYFVGTRFLQPTMRFSLTFPDGWATKNEASSVQAMSAERDAAIQLTIAPAPTADSAQRAFVAQQGVQSGTAQRLSANGVASILTPFAAVAQGDTLRGSVAFVEHGGMVFQLLGYGPTAAWAGKQAVVDRALRSFAVLTDRNALAVQPQRIDIITLDRRSSIAELLTRRPSPLTADALALLNQVRTGEPLPAGTLLKWVVGQPLPR encoded by the coding sequence ATGCGCCGTTCCCGCTCGTTCAGCTCCCTGCCGCTGTTCCTCGCGGCGATCTCCCTCGTCGCGTCGTGCGCGACCAACCCGGCCACCGGCCGCCGGGAGATCATGCTCATCAGCGAGGAGCAAGAGATCGCCATGGGACGCGAGTACGATCCGCAGATCGTCGCGTCGATCGGCCTCTATCCCGACACCGCGCTCCAGCGCTACGTGCAGGCGCTCGGTACGCGCATCGCTGCGCTGAGCGAGCGGCCCCGGCTCCCCTGGACCTTCCGCGTCCTGGACGACCCCACCGTCAACGCCTTCGCCGTGCCGGGAGGCTTCATCTACATCACGCGCGGCATCATGGCGCACCTCGACAACGAGGCGCAGCTCGCGTCGGTGATCGGCCACGAGATCGGCCACGTGACCGCCCGGCACAGCGCGAGCCAGATGAGTCGCGAGCAGCTCGCGCAGATCGGCCTCGCCGTCGGGGCGGCCACCAGCGAGACCATCGCCAAGTACGCCGAGCCCATCACCCAGGGGATGGGCGTCCTCTTCCTCAAGTACTCGCGAGATGACGAGAGCCAGGCCGACAACCTCGGTCTGCGTTACCTCAGGCGTTCGAAGCACGACGTGCGCGAGATGCCCGATGTCTTCGCGATGCTCGCCGCCGTCAGCGGCGGCGGCGAGGGCGGCCGCCTCCCGGAGTGGCAGCTCACGCACCCGTATCCCGAGGACCGCAAGGCGAGCATCGAACGCCTGAACGCGCAGGCGCCGCAGGACACCGCCGGCGTGATCGTGTCCCGCGCGCCGTACCTGCGCCTGCTCGACAACGTCGTCTGGGATGCCGACCCGCGGCAAGGATACTTCGTCGGCACGCGGTTCCTGCAGCCGACCATGCGCTTCTCGCTCACCTTCCCCGACGGCTGGGCGACCAAGAACGAGGCGTCGTCGGTCCAGGCGATGAGCGCCGAACGCGACGCCGCGATCCAGCTGACCATCGCCCCCGCCCCGACCGCCGACTCGGCACAGCGCGCGTTCGTCGCGCAGCAGGGCGTCCAGTCGGGGACCGCGCAACGCCTCTCGGCCAACGGCGTCGCCTCGATCCTCACGCCCTTCGCGGCGGTGGCCCAGGGGGACACGCTGCGCGGGTCGGTCGCCTTCGTCGAGCACGGCGGGATGGTCTTCCAACTCCTCGGGTACGGCCCGACGGCGGCCTGGGCGGGAAAGCAGGCGGTGGTGGATCGCGCGCTGCGCAGTTTCGCGGTGCTCACCGACCGCAACGCCCTCGCGGTGCAGCCGCAGCGGATCGACATCATCACGCTCGACCGACGGAGCAGCATCGCCGAGCTGCTCACGCGCCGCCCTTCGCCGCTCACGGCGGATGCGCTCGCGCTGCTCAATCAGGTCCGCACCGGCGAGCCGCTGCCGGCCGGGACGCTGCTCAAGTGGGTGGTGGGTCAGCCGCTCCCGCGCTGA
- a CDS encoding threo-3-hydroxy-L-aspartate ammonia-lyase has product MNALAISLDDIRGAAGRLAGVAHRTPVLTSRTADARTGATLFFKAEHQQRMGAFKFRGAYNALSLFSPEQRRGGVLAFSSGNHAQAIALSARLLGMTSVIVMPNDSPRAKLAATRGYQEGMPGSEVVLYDRMTEDREAIGARIAQERGLTVVPPYDHAGVMAGQGTAALELIEETGPLDALFACVGGGGLLSGCAVAAAALSPGIAIYGVEPEAGNDVQQSVARGQRVRIDVPVTIADGAQTQQVGALTFPVIQRLVTAMLTVSDAQLITTMRFFAERMKQVVEPTGCLGAAAVLERVVDLRGKRVGIILSGGNVDLAQYGAWLAG; this is encoded by the coding sequence ATGAATGCGCTCGCCATCTCCCTCGACGACATCCGCGGGGCGGCGGGGCGGCTCGCCGGCGTGGCGCACCGGACCCCGGTGCTCACCTCGCGCACGGCCGACGCGCGCACCGGCGCGACGCTCTTCTTCAAGGCCGAGCATCAGCAGCGCATGGGGGCCTTCAAGTTCCGCGGGGCCTACAACGCGCTCTCGCTCTTCTCGCCCGAGCAGCGCCGCGGTGGCGTGCTCGCCTTCTCCTCGGGCAATCATGCGCAGGCGATCGCGCTCTCGGCCCGGCTCCTCGGGATGACCTCCGTGATCGTGATGCCCAACGACTCGCCGCGTGCCAAGCTCGCCGCGACGCGCGGCTATCAGGAGGGCATGCCCGGCAGCGAGGTCGTGCTCTATGATCGCATGACCGAGGACCGCGAGGCGATCGGCGCGCGCATCGCGCAGGAGCGCGGCCTCACGGTCGTGCCGCCCTACGATCACGCGGGCGTCATGGCCGGCCAGGGGACCGCCGCGCTCGAGCTGATCGAGGAGACAGGACCGCTCGACGCGCTCTTCGCGTGCGTGGGTGGGGGCGGCTTGCTCTCGGGATGCGCGGTCGCCGCGGCCGCGCTCTCGCCGGGGATCGCGATCTACGGCGTCGAACCCGAGGCCGGCAATGACGTGCAGCAGAGCGTCGCGCGGGGACAGCGCGTCCGCATCGACGTCCCCGTCACCATCGCCGACGGCGCGCAGACGCAGCAGGTGGGGGCGCTCACCTTCCCGGTGATCCAGCGACTCGTCACGGCGATGCTCACGGTGAGCGACGCCCAACTCATCACGACCATGCGCTTCTTCGCCGAGCGGATGAAGCAGGTGGTCGAGCCCACGGGATGCCTCGGGGCGGCGGCGGTGCTGGAACGGGTGGTCGACCTGCGTGGCAAGCGGGTGGGGATCATCCTGAGCGGCGGGAACGTGGATCTCGCACAGTACGGGGCGTGGCTCGCGGGCTGA
- a CDS encoding serine hydrolase, whose protein sequence is MRRALALIALLPAALAAQAPSTSSRGSAPPGAWPVATPAAVGLNGAVLDSIDAEIRSGRYGLVDRFLVIRHGRIAFDRTYSHPYDSIYADSARVRNPLNSHDPTSPYNYFNPWWHPTYRRGDLHTLQSVSKTVASVIIGTAVTRGEFPSLDTPILRFFDTTAVRNIDDRKRRITIKHLLTMTGGFDWNENLPYIDPNNTAVGLEASADWIQYTIDRPMMREPGTRFNYSSGESALLAHVFRQATGMDIEEYGARHLFAPLGITRWFWKRTPSGTADTEGGLYLEAGDLARIWYLFLQGGTWNGTRVLSEEWIRLSVTPVVPAGGGDNPVMYGLKWWLHPDALAPGKYLWTGSGFGGQLPVAFPDQDMVLVFNGWSILPGRGGVPLRRIEERMQRAVIGR, encoded by the coding sequence ATGCGTCGCGCACTCGCCCTGATCGCCCTCCTCCCTGCCGCGCTCGCCGCTCAGGCGCCGTCCACCTCGTCACGCGGGAGCGCGCCGCCCGGTGCGTGGCCGGTGGCCACGCCCGCCGCGGTCGGGCTCAACGGCGCGGTGCTCGACTCCATCGACGCGGAGATCCGGAGCGGACGGTACGGCCTCGTCGACCGCTTCCTCGTCATCCGCCACGGCCGCATCGCGTTCGACCGGACCTACTCGCATCCGTACGACAGCATCTACGCCGACTCGGCGCGCGTGCGCAATCCGCTCAACTCGCATGATCCGACGAGCCCGTACAACTATTTCAATCCGTGGTGGCACCCCACCTACCGGCGGGGCGACCTGCACACGTTGCAGTCGGTGAGCAAGACGGTCGCGTCGGTCATCATCGGCACCGCGGTCACTCGCGGCGAGTTCCCGAGCCTCGACACCCCGATCCTGCGCTTCTTCGACACCACCGCGGTCCGGAACATCGACGACCGCAAGCGCCGCATCACGATCAAGCACCTGCTCACGATGACCGGCGGCTTCGACTGGAACGAGAACCTCCCCTACATCGACCCGAACAACACGGCCGTCGGTCTCGAGGCGAGCGCGGACTGGATCCAGTACACGATCGACCGGCCGATGATGCGCGAGCCCGGGACCCGGTTCAACTACAGCAGCGGCGAGAGCGCGCTGCTCGCGCACGTCTTCCGTCAGGCGACGGGGATGGACATCGAGGAGTACGGCGCCCGCCATCTCTTCGCGCCGCTCGGCATCACGCGCTGGTTCTGGAAGCGCACGCCGTCGGGCACCGCCGATACCGAGGGTGGGCTCTATCTCGAGGCGGGTGACCTCGCCAGGATCTGGTACCTCTTCCTCCAAGGCGGCACCTGGAACGGCACCCGGGTGCTCTCGGAGGAGTGGATCAGGCTGTCCGTCACGCCCGTCGTGCCGGCCGGCGGCGGCGACAACCCCGTCATGTACGGCCTCAAGTGGTGGCTGCACCCGGACGCGCTCGCGCCCGGGAAGTACCTCTGGACGGGATCGGGCTTCGGCGGACAGTTGCCCGTGGCCTTCCCGGATCAGGACATGGTGCTCGTCTTCAACGGATGGAGCATCCTGCCCGGCCGCGGCGGCGTGCCGCTGAGGCGGATCGAGGAACGGATGCAGCGCGCGGTGATCGGCCGATGA
- a CDS encoding ABC transporter permease: MSLDLRYILRSLARAPGFTVAVVLTLGLGIGANTAIFSAVRGVLLRPLPHQEGDRLVYLRQSVAAQGATNIAFSVPEINDFRESSRTLGQIAEYSPLTLSLVEEAEATQIDVGLVTGNYLAVMGLKPVVGREFNASDDGAGAAPVIMLGHAYWLAHFGGDSAIVGKSMRIGNREVVVIGVLQPAPFFPGRIDALMNMSISEHHVSAMMVQGRTHRMTEMIARLAPGATVEQARQEVSGIVDRVHEENPSDYNAASGYSVSLTPFKEVLGADARTTLFLLMGVAALVLVIACANVANLTLMRGVRREHEMVVRAALGAGTARLRKLLLAENLVLAFGGAALGLVVAFAGVGTLSAVIARYSPRADEIQVDGMVLGFTALLAVVVAVLLSFAPRVGAEHTLGAGLSAGGNQKSGSARRRRLQQGLVVAQVAVSVILLAGAGLLVRSMQQLAAVDPGLDPENVLTMEVPLDFTAVTDFARAGRRYEEMGRELATLHGVEVVGVGSTIPLRKSEIMLEIKAEGRPVGPGEPQPASEYRSADPGYFRASGIPLLAGRDFSETDTRGAGKVVILNKTLGDRLFPGIDPIGRRVAWTGDVLRFIGIPENDWRTVVGIVGDTKDGGLDAAPTPATFIPFAQSDFPTGGLVIRSTVDPAGLATAARAIVHSIAPEQPVENVLPLTAVRDESVGPRRLNALLVGSFGLLALVIASIGIAAVLAFSVSARTNEIGIRMSLGADPGRVQRMILSEGGLLVGLGLLAGAGGALALARSIEGLLYGVPARDPLTLVMVMVLMGAIGLAACWIPAARASRIDPSTAFRSQ; this comes from the coding sequence ATGTCCCTCGACCTGCGCTACATCCTGCGCTCCCTCGCGCGCGCCCCGGGCTTCACCGTCGCGGTCGTCCTCACCCTCGGCCTGGGCATCGGGGCCAACACCGCGATCTTCTCGGCCGTGCGCGGCGTCCTCCTCCGGCCGCTCCCGCATCAGGAGGGCGACCGCCTCGTCTACCTGCGCCAGTCGGTCGCGGCGCAAGGCGCGACCAACATCGCGTTCTCGGTCCCCGAGATCAACGATTTCCGCGAGTCGTCGCGGACGCTCGGGCAGATCGCCGAGTACTCGCCGCTCACGCTCTCGCTCGTAGAGGAGGCCGAGGCCACGCAGATCGATGTCGGCCTCGTGACGGGCAACTACCTCGCCGTGATGGGGCTCAAGCCGGTCGTGGGCCGCGAGTTCAACGCGAGTGATGACGGCGCGGGCGCCGCGCCGGTCATCATGCTCGGCCACGCCTACTGGCTCGCGCACTTCGGCGGCGACAGTGCGATCGTCGGCAAGTCGATGCGGATCGGCAACCGCGAGGTCGTGGTGATCGGCGTGCTCCAGCCGGCCCCGTTCTTCCCCGGTCGCATCGACGCCCTGATGAACATGTCGATCAGCGAGCATCACGTCAGCGCGATGATGGTCCAGGGCCGCACGCACCGCATGACCGAGATGATCGCACGGCTGGCACCCGGAGCGACGGTCGAGCAGGCGCGGCAGGAGGTCTCGGGCATCGTCGACCGCGTGCACGAGGAGAACCCGTCGGATTACAACGCCGCCTCGGGCTACTCGGTCTCGCTCACGCCATTCAAGGAAGTCCTCGGGGCCGATGCACGCACGACGCTCTTCCTCTTGATGGGTGTCGCCGCGCTCGTGCTCGTCATCGCCTGCGCCAACGTCGCGAACCTCACCCTGATGCGCGGTGTGCGGCGCGAGCATGAGATGGTCGTGCGTGCGGCGCTCGGCGCGGGCACGGCCCGCCTCCGCAAGCTGCTCCTCGCCGAGAATCTCGTCCTCGCGTTCGGGGGCGCGGCGCTCGGGCTCGTCGTCGCCTTCGCCGGCGTCGGCACGCTCTCCGCAGTGATCGCGCGGTACAGTCCCCGCGCGGACGAGATCCAGGTCGACGGCATGGTCCTCGGCTTCACCGCCCTGCTCGCGGTCGTCGTCGCGGTGCTGCTCTCCTTCGCGCCGCGCGTCGGCGCCGAGCATACCCTCGGTGCGGGACTCTCGGCGGGCGGCAACCAGAAGAGCGGTTCCGCTCGCCGCCGCCGCCTCCAGCAGGGCCTCGTCGTGGCGCAGGTCGCCGTCTCGGTGATCCTCCTCGCCGGCGCGGGACTGCTCGTGCGTTCCATGCAACAGCTGGCCGCGGTCGATCCTGGGCTCGATCCCGAGAACGTGCTCACCATGGAAGTGCCGCTCGACTTCACGGCGGTCACCGACTTCGCGCGCGCCGGACGCCGGTACGAGGAGATGGGTCGCGAGCTGGCGACGCTCCACGGCGTCGAGGTCGTCGGCGTCGGCTCGACCATCCCGCTGCGCAAGTCGGAGATCATGCTCGAGATCAAGGCCGAGGGGCGTCCGGTCGGTCCGGGTGAGCCCCAGCCGGCCTCCGAGTATCGTTCGGCGGATCCGGGCTACTTCCGCGCGTCGGGGATCCCGCTGCTGGCCGGTCGTGATTTCAGCGAGACCGACACGCGCGGCGCCGGGAAGGTCGTCATCCTCAACAAGACGCTTGGCGACCGCCTGTTCCCGGGCATCGACCCCATCGGCCGGCGCGTCGCCTGGACCGGTGACGTGCTCCGGTTCATCGGCATCCCGGAGAACGACTGGCGCACCGTCGTCGGCATCGTCGGTGATACGAAGGACGGGGGACTCGACGCGGCGCCGACTCCGGCGACCTTCATCCCGTTCGCGCAGTCCGATTTCCCGACAGGCGGTCTGGTGATCCGCAGCACGGTCGACCCGGCAGGTCTCGCCACCGCGGCCCGCGCGATCGTGCACAGCATCGCGCCCGAGCAGCCAGTGGAGAACGTGCTGCCACTGACCGCCGTGCGCGACGAGAGCGTGGGTCCGCGCCGGCTCAACGCACTGCTCGTGGGCTCGTTCGGCCTGCTCGCGCTCGTCATCGCGTCCATCGGCATCGCGGCGGTGCTCGCCTTCTCGGTGAGTGCGCGCACGAACGAGATCGGCATCCGGATGTCGCTCGGTGCGGACCCGGGTCGCGTCCAACGCATGATCCTGAGCGAGGGCGGCCTGCTGGTGGGCCTCGGGCTGCTCGCGGGCGCCGGCGGCGCGCTCGCGCTGGCGCGGAGCATCGAGGGACTGCTCTACGGCGTCCCCGCGCGGGACCCGCTCACGCTCGTGATGGTCATGGTCCTGATGGGGGCGATCGGCCTGGCCGCCTGCTGGATCCCGGCGGCGCGGGCGAGCCGGATCGACCCCTCGACGGCCTTCCGATCGCAGTGA
- a CDS encoding substrate-binding domain-containing protein produces the protein MIRSLIAALLLCVSASAAQAQAFKVVVNAENSATITKQVVSSIFLGTVKTWSGGVAAAPVDLPEKSDVRQAFSVAVIGREAKAVTAHWLREIYSGRAVPPIQKDTDAAVLDWVRANPGAIGYVSSGATIPAGVKVVDVK, from the coding sequence ATGATCCGATCCCTCATCGCCGCCCTGCTGCTCTGCGTGAGCGCGTCCGCGGCACAGGCGCAGGCCTTCAAGGTCGTCGTCAACGCGGAGAACTCCGCGACCATCACCAAGCAGGTCGTCAGCTCGATATTCCTCGGCACCGTGAAGACCTGGTCGGGCGGCGTCGCCGCGGCGCCGGTCGACCTCCCCGAGAAGTCCGATGTCCGGCAGGCCTTCAGCGTCGCCGTCATCGGCCGCGAGGCAAAGGCGGTGACCGCCCACTGGCTCCGCGAGATCTACTCCGGTCGAGCGGTGCCACCGATCCAGAAGGACACGGACGCCGCCGTGCTCGACTGGGTGCGCGCCAACCCGGGAGCGATCGGATACGTCTCGTCGGGCGCCACCATCCCCGCCGGCGTGAAGGTCGTCGACGTCAAGTAG
- a CDS encoding response regulator, with amino-acid sequence MPSFSVLEMQEKTPDDFRRWAIGGSLVGAIAYTIVAVTVLSIRGTDAALPIYSPIAAAIGCWVAFGLVLRGESRAGTLLTVAACWTESTGALSTSPLFPSPGLLAGPVLVMGASLLLGRRIGLILTLVSVAITAPLVRISPEFIDTGLSVRAWYWLVIHAVGMLAAWGVVAISLRTLQRTVMLVRDQERELSELIAFAPDGILILTPADHVHTANAAAGRLLGLTGGDAAGRSLSQLLGAAGWQSRAADLGELSRPMTTPLLWTLVRAGEPASHVEVTWRRIDAGRRQLMLRDVTERVRTERTQRDNQSQLAHSQRLEAIGQLAGGIAHDFNNLLMAISGSAELLRDEADAEMRATLLDEVLAAQERGASLTRQLLAFARRDVARPTVLDLSALVTQRQRLLQPIVGDRVKLILDLEPDARVSIDAAQMEQVLVNLVANARDAMPGGGRCVLSVQRVTGPTGPEQVRMRVSDEGVGMDEETVARAFEPFFTTKARGHGTGLGLASVQGIIMQSGGTVALASVPAQGTTVEILLPFATEALETGPVSLAPEEARRAAGATILVVDDDDSTRTVVARILQRAGYAVRLAPDGIQALRVLDADPRGIDMLVSDVTMPGLTGPELADAVQLRVPGLPMLFISGYPKDVVSAESGLRAEHDLLTKPFTARELTDRVAERLAVAREAAVEDGSPT; translated from the coding sequence ATGCCGTCCTTCTCGGTGCTCGAGATGCAGGAGAAGACGCCCGACGACTTCCGTCGATGGGCGATCGGCGGCTCGCTCGTCGGGGCGATCGCGTACACGATCGTGGCAGTGACGGTGCTCTCGATCCGGGGCACGGACGCCGCGCTGCCCATCTACTCTCCCATCGCCGCCGCCATCGGCTGCTGGGTCGCGTTCGGCCTCGTGCTCCGCGGCGAATCGAGGGCGGGGACGTTGCTGACCGTCGCCGCGTGCTGGACGGAGTCGACCGGGGCGCTCTCGACGTCTCCGCTCTTCCCGTCCCCGGGTCTCCTCGCCGGTCCGGTGCTGGTGATGGGCGCGAGCCTGCTCCTCGGCCGCCGGATCGGGCTGATCCTCACGCTCGTCTCGGTGGCGATCACGGCACCGCTCGTGCGCATCTCGCCGGAGTTCATCGACACGGGACTCTCCGTCCGCGCCTGGTACTGGCTCGTGATCCACGCGGTGGGGATGCTGGCGGCGTGGGGGGTGGTGGCGATCAGCCTGCGCACGCTGCAGCGCACGGTAATGCTGGTCCGCGACCAGGAGCGCGAGTTGAGCGAGCTCATCGCCTTCGCACCGGATGGCATCCTCATCCTCACGCCGGCTGACCATGTGCACACGGCGAACGCCGCGGCCGGGCGGTTGCTTGGCCTGACGGGCGGCGATGCGGCCGGTCGGTCACTGAGCCAGCTGCTCGGCGCCGCGGGATGGCAGAGCCGCGCGGCCGACCTCGGCGAGCTCTCCCGCCCCATGACCACGCCCCTGCTCTGGACGCTCGTGCGCGCCGGTGAGCCGGCGTCCCACGTGGAGGTCACCTGGCGCCGGATCGACGCGGGTCGCCGGCAACTCATGCTCCGCGACGTCACCGAACGGGTGCGCACCGAACGCACGCAGCGCGACAACCAGTCCCAGCTCGCGCACTCACAGCGACTCGAGGCCATCGGTCAGCTCGCGGGTGGCATCGCGCACGACTTCAACAACCTGCTGATGGCGATCAGCGGCTCCGCCGAGCTCCTTCGGGACGAGGCGGACGCCGAGATGCGCGCGACGTTGCTCGACGAGGTGCTCGCGGCGCAGGAGCGCGGGGCGAGCCTGACGCGGCAGTTGCTCGCGTTCGCGCGGCGCGACGTCGCGCGACCGACCGTGCTCGACCTGTCCGCCCTGGTCACGCAACGCCAGCGGTTGCTGCAGCCGATCGTCGGCGACCGGGTGAAGCTGATCCTCGATCTCGAACCCGACGCGCGCGTGAGCATCGACGCGGCGCAGATGGAGCAGGTGCTGGTGAACCTCGTGGCGAACGCGCGCGACGCGATGCCGGGGGGCGGGCGGTGCGTCCTCTCGGTCCAGCGCGTCACCGGCCCGACGGGGCCCGAGCAGGTCCGGATGCGTGTCAGCGACGAGGGCGTCGGGATGGACGAGGAGACGGTGGCGCGCGCCTTCGAGCCGTTCTTCACGACGAAGGCGCGCGGGCACGGCACCGGGCTCGGCCTCGCCTCGGTGCAGGGGATCATCATGCAGAGCGGCGGGACCGTCGCGCTCGCGTCGGTCCCTGCGCAGGGGACGACGGTGGAGATCCTGCTGCCGTTCGCGACGGAGGCGTTGGAGACCGGCCCGGTCTCGCTCGCGCCCGAGGAGGCCCGTCGCGCCGCCGGCGCGACGATCCTCGTCGTGGACGACGACGACAGCACGCGCACCGTGGTCGCGCGCATCCTCCAGCGCGCCGGCTACGCGGTGCGCCTCGCCCCCGACGGCATCCAGGCGTTGCGCGTGCTCGATGCCGACCCGCGCGGCATCGACATGCTCGTGAGCGACGTGACGATGCCGGGCCTCACCGGCCCCGAGCTCGCCGACGCCGTGCAACTGCGCGTGCCCGGCCTGCCGATGCTCTTCATCTCCGGCTACCCGAAGGATGTGGTGAGCGCGGAGAGCGGCCTGCGGGCGGAGCACGACCTCCTGACCAAGCCGTTCACCGCGCGCGAGCTGACCGATCGCGTGGCAGAGCGACTCGCGGTCGCGCGGGAGGCCGCGGTGGAGGACGGGAGCCCGACATGA
- a CDS encoding aromatic ring-hydroxylating dioxygenase subunit alpha — MRPATYPALHSADLESTPIERSWTIPSAWYTDPAFHDLDRDAIFARTWQGVGHLGQLREPGDFFTATVADSPVIVLRDREGVLRAFYNVCRHRGGPLATAAAGCVKALTCQYHGWTYLLDGSLRGVPRWDRVDLFDKKDYGLVPIRVETWQGQVFVNLDADAAPLASVMAGIAERIAPVRLDAMTFVKRIDYEVACNWKVYVDNFLEGYHVPYVHPELMKLYDFRQYRTEGHEHFSLQWTALTAGDAPYDIRPGDCAYYYCVFPNYMLNILPGRVQTNLVVPLGPDRCRVEFGFFYADAAGAAAERAIADDLDYSDRIQREDMDICVHVQRGVGSRAYDRGRFSVDAELGVHHFQDRLKAAYRSWVARPDA, encoded by the coding sequence ATGAGACCCGCGACCTATCCCGCGCTCCACTCGGCCGACCTCGAGAGCACGCCGATCGAGCGGTCCTGGACCATCCCGTCGGCGTGGTACACCGATCCGGCGTTCCACGACCTCGACCGCGACGCCATCTTCGCGCGCACCTGGCAGGGCGTCGGGCATCTGGGCCAACTGCGCGAGCCGGGGGACTTCTTCACGGCGACCGTTGCGGACAGTCCGGTGATCGTGCTGCGCGATCGCGAGGGCGTGCTCCGGGCGTTCTACAACGTCTGCCGGCATCGCGGCGGGCCGCTCGCGACCGCGGCCGCCGGGTGCGTGAAGGCGCTGACCTGCCAGTACCACGGCTGGACCTACCTGCTCGACGGCTCGCTGCGCGGCGTGCCGCGCTGGGACCGCGTGGACCTCTTCGACAAGAAGGACTACGGGCTCGTGCCCATCCGCGTGGAGACCTGGCAGGGGCAGGTCTTCGTGAACCTCGACGCCGACGCCGCGCCGCTCGCGAGCGTCATGGCGGGCATCGCCGAGCGGATCGCGCCGGTGCGTCTGGACGCGATGACCTTCGTGAAGCGGATCGACTACGAGGTCGCGTGCAACTGGAAGGTGTATGTCGACAACTTCCTCGAAGGGTACCACGTCCCGTACGTGCATCCCGAGCTGATGAAGCTCTACGACTTCCGGCAGTATCGCACCGAAGGCCACGAGCACTTCTCGCTCCAGTGGACCGCGCTCACCGCCGGCGACGCGCCGTACGACATCCGACCGGGGGACTGCGCGTACTACTACTGCGTCTTCCCCAACTACATGCTCAACATCCTGCCGGGCCGGGTGCAGACGAACCTCGTCGTGCCGCTCGGGCCCGACCGGTGCCGCGTGGAGTTCGGGTTCTTCTACGCCGATGCGGCCGGGGCGGCGGCCGAGCGAGCGATCGCCGACGACCTCGACTACTCCGACCGGATCCAGCGCGAGGACATGGACATCTGCGTGCACGTGCAGCGCGGCGTCGGATCGCGCGCGTACGACCGCGGGCGATTCTCGGTCGATGCGGAGCTCGGCGTGCACCACTTCCAGGACCGGCTCAAGGCCGCGTACCGCAGCTGGGTGGCGCGGCCGGACGCCTGA